A single Drosophila ananassae strain 14024-0371.13 chromosome 3L, ASM1763931v2, whole genome shotgun sequence DNA region contains:
- the LOC6495586 gene encoding luciferin 4-monooxygenase, whose product MAATKYDSFEKIWSGPKDKEYYGPDMTLGEVALIILRLYSDKVMQVFDPTGEQLTGGQLLEQSRRLAHSFQRLKLQRGDVVGISARNTTYLTEVVIAALLNGTPINPLHPEFDSETTAYMYEITKPKVIFCDLDNYETLKAVKSSLKFETELILLTGTIPGVRNVQDLLADGCTECNERALFACPNLSGDDTAFIITSSGVTGLPKGVTRSHRSLLNSAKIPQLFTSETVLFCFSPLYWVSCIFTMLASLVNGCCRIITNRPYSVEYFAELVERHQVSFVLTVPHHMAMLAKSPQRKELAARMQSVQSFVCSGSKVPTSIWRQLYELLGANRFAVLYGLSEIGGISKNVGGPLGCEGKLLRNIQVRLVDGKGQHLGPNQTGEILVRLNFRWGGYYHNPQDTQTIVTPDGKWLLTGDHGYFDDDGGLHFQTRDTDVFKYNHFPIYPKQIEDVILHLAGVHEVAVFGIPDEVSSNLTACAVVREENQLGESLTERDVKAIVEQHLSEAFHIRGGVFFVDALPKTQNQKIQRRRIWPELSEATTHL is encoded by the exons ATGGCGGCCACCAAGTACGACAGCTTTGAAAAAATATGGTCGGGACCGAAGGACAAAGAGTACTACGGACCGGACATGACACTGGGGGAGGTGGCCCTGATAATCCTACGCCTCTACTCGGACAAAGTGATGCAGGTCTTCGATCCCACGGGTGAGCAGCTAACGGGAGGGCAGCTATTGGAGCAGAGTCGCCGGCTGGCTCATAGTTTTCAGAGGCTCAAGCTGCAGCGTGGTGATGTGGTTGGAATCTCAGCGAGGAACACTACATACCTTACTGAAGTGGTCATCGCAGCCCTCCTGAATGGCACTCCTATTAACCCTCTGCATCCGGAATTTGATTCGG AAACCACGGCCTACATGTATGAGATCACAAAGCCCAAGGTCATTTTCTGCGATCTGGACAACTATGAGACCTTGAAGGCGGTGAAGAGTAGTCTCAAGTTCGAAACGGAACTCATCCTCTTAACCGGAACTATTCCTGGAGTGCGTAATGTACAGGATCTTCTCGCCGACGGTTGCACAGAATGCAACGAAAGAGCACT CTTTGCCTGCCCGAACTTGAGCGGCGACGACACGGCCTTCATCATCACCTCCTCGGGCGTAACCGGTTTGCCCAAGGGTGTGACGCGTTCGCATCGCAGTCTCCTGAATAGCGCCAAGAT TCCGCAGCTCTTCACCTCGGAGACAGTGCTCTTCTGCTTCAGCCCGCTCTACTGGGTCAGCTGCATCTTCACGATGCTCGCTTCTCTGGTGAATGGATGTTGCCGGATCATAACCAATCGCCCGTACAGCGTGGAGTATTTCGCCGAGCTGGTGGAGCGCCATCAGGTCAGTTTCGTACTCACAGTGCCCCATCATATGGCCATGTTGGCCAAGAGTCCCCAGCGCAAGGAGCTGGCTGCTAGGATGCAGTCCGTCCAATCCTTCGTGTGCAGTGGTTCGAAAGTTCCAACGAGTATTTGGCGGCAATTGTACGAACTTCTCGGAGCAAACAGGTTTGCGGTACTATATGGTCTCTCGGAGATCGGGGGTATTTCCAAGAATGTGGGAGGGCCGCTGGGTTGCGAGGGAAAGCTTCTGCGAAATATACAGGTGCGTCTCGTAGACGGGAAAGGGCAACATTTGGGTCCGAATCAGACGGGGGAGATCCTAGTGAGACTGAACTTCCGCTGGGGTGGCTACTATCACAATCCCCAGGATACTCAGACGATCGTCACTCCCGATGGAAAGTGGCTGCTGACTGGAGATCACGGCTACTTCGACGACGATGGCGGCTTGCACTTCCAAACCCGCGACACAGACGTCTTCAAATACAATCACTTTCCCATCTATCCGAAGCAGATCGAGGACGTAATACTTCACTTGGCCGGAGTCCACGAAGTAGCGGTGTTCGGGATTCCGGACGAGGTCTCCAGCAACCTCACCGCCTGCGCCGTAGTCCGAGAAGAAAACCAGTTGGGAGAGAGTCTCACGGAAAGGGACGTCAAGGCGATTGTTGAGCAGCATCTGAGCGAGGCTTTCCACATAAGAGGTGGAGTTTTCTTTGTGGACGCTCTCCCGAAGACCCAAAACCAAAAGATCCAACGCAGGCGAATCTGGCCCGAGCTAAGCGAGGCAACTACCCATCtgtga
- the LOC6495587 gene encoding luciferin 4-monooxygenase, with protein sequence MSCEVHYDAASRTWSGPRGKDFYGPEMTLGEVIMRVLQINADQVMQHCDPTGHQLTGSQLAQQSARIAQAFKRLGLRRGDVVGISANNSTYLTSVVIAALLRGIPINPLHPEFAEETVKYMYDITQPRIIFCDVENYSVIHSVNEKLAYPARIYLVNGKIEGVLDVSELLNEDESITAAAYVPCPKLHGDHTAFIVCSSGTTGMPKGVTRSHRSLLCNCKNPNTYTRDSILLSFSPLYWISGTIILLASLLNGCRRIITNRPYSVQYLLQLVANHKVTFIFLASHQITLLSKYDTDPMKLKAQLQSVRVLIGAGSKVCKAVSRRMYELIGSQRFIVGYGLSEMGGLSKNVGGPLGSEGKVMRNVELRVLDKLKMPLGINEVGIVYARLRYKWEGYYRNPEATRKALSSDGMWFRTGDIGYLDSEGYLYIQTRDTDVFKFNNFQIYPEQIEEFILQLPGVSEACVFGIPDDVSTNLTACAVVRTKSLEGERLQADHIRDVVERHLSCAYHIRGGVFFVDSLPKTSNDKLQRRKVWGLIQKLELEQLNP encoded by the exons ATGAGCTGTGAAGTGCACTACGATGCCGCCTCGCGGACCTGGTCTGGGCCGCGGGGTAAGGACTTTTACGGCCCGGAGATGACTCTGGGCGAGGTCATTATGCGTGTCCTGCAGATCAATGCCGACCAGGTGATGCAACATTGTGATCCGACTGGCCATCAACTTACTGGAAGTCAGCTGGCCCAACAAAGTGCCCGCATTGCACAGGCTTTTAAGCGACTTGGCCTTCGACGCGGCGATGTGGTGGGGATCTCGGCCAACAACTCCACCTATCTGACCAGTGTGGTTATTGCGGCTTTGCTGCGGGGTATCCCCATCAACCCCCTGCATCCGGAGTTTGCAGAAG AGACTGTAAAGTATATGTACGACATCACACAACCGAGGATTATCTTCTGCGATGTGGAAAACTACTCCGTCATCCATTCGGTGAACGAGAAACTGGCCTATCCCGCGAGAATTTACTTGGTCAATGGAAAAATCGAGGGGGTGTTGGATGTCAGTGAACTTCTCAATGAAGATGAGTCAATAACGGCAGCAGC CTATGTTCCCTGTCCAAAGTTGCACGGAGACCACACGGCCTTCATTGTTTGCTCCTCGGGAACTACGGGAATGCCAAAGGGAGTGACTCGCTCTCATAGAAGTTTGCTCTGCAAttgtaaaaa TCCAAACACCTACACCAGAGACAGCATACTGTTATCGTTTAGTCCTCTCTACTGGATATCTGGAACCATTATCCTGCTGGCATCTCTCCTCAACGGCTGTCGTCGAATTATCACCAATCGGCCCTACAGTGTTCAGTATTTGCTGCAACTGGTGGCCAACCACAAGGTGACCTTTATTTTCCTGGCCTCCCACCAAATAACCCTACTCTCCAAGTACGACACCGATCCGATGAAGCTCAAGGCACAACTTCAATCCGTAAGAGTCCTGATTGGGGCTGGCTCAAAGGTTTGCAAGGCGGTCTCCCGGAGGATGTACGAGCTGATTGGCAGCCAAAGGTTCATCGTGGGCTACGGCCTGTCCGAGATGGGAGGTCTTAGCAAGAACGTGGGCGGACCCTTGGGCAGCGAGGGGAAGGTGATGCGAAACGTGGAGCTGCGGGTGCTGGACAAGCTAAAGATGCCACTGGGCATCAACGAGGTGGGTATTGTCTATGCCAGACTCCGGTACAAATGGGAAGGCTACTACCGAAATCCGGAAGCCACTCGAAAAGCTTTGAGCTCGGATGGCATGTGGTTTCGCACTGGAGATATTGGTTATCTGGACAGCGAGGGCTACTTGTACATCCAGACGCGGGACACCGATGTCTTTAAGTTtaacaattttcaaatttaccCGGAGCAGATCGAGGAGTTTATCCTGCAGCTTCCGGGTGTCAGCGAGGCCTGTGTCTTTGGCATTCCCGATGACGTGTCCACCAATCTGACGGCCTGTGCCGTGGTCCGCACCAAGAGCCTGGAAGGGGAGCGTCTGCAGGCGGACCACATCCGTGACGTTGTGGAAAGGCACTTGAGCTGCGCCTACCACATCCGGGGAGGGGTTTTCTTCGTGGACAGCTTGCCTAAGACATCCAACGACAAGCTCCAAAGGCGCAAGGTCTGGGGCCTCATCCAGAAGCTGGAACTGGAGCAACTTAATCCTTGA